A genomic region of Sphingobacteriales bacterium contains the following coding sequences:
- a CDS encoding response regulator transcription factor yields MNVYTDKNNMKIKILLAEDDHNLGALLKEYLTIKGYDVKLCENGDLAWRSYQQELFHLAIFDVMMPKMDGFELAKLIRENDSELPIIFLTARSAKDDRIEGLSIGGDDYMAKPFSMEELHLRIEAILRRSRFHSSNEKILYQIGNYQFDVNQQSLSFPNQPSISLTTKETALLKMLGDYINDIMPRDLALKSIWKQDNYFTARSMDVYITKLRKYFSHDANIQIKNIHGKGYKLMVVSEDN; encoded by the coding sequence ATGAATGTGTACACCGATAAAAACAATATGAAAATAAAAATATTACTGGCAGAAGACGATCATAATTTGGGGGCTTTGCTGAAAGAATATTTAACCATCAAAGGCTATGATGTAAAACTTTGCGAAAACGGAGATTTGGCGTGGCGCAGTTATCAGCAGGAGTTATTTCATTTAGCGATATTTGATGTAATGATGCCGAAAATGGACGGTTTTGAGTTGGCAAAACTTATCCGTGAAAACGACAGTGAGCTACCGATTATTTTTCTCACAGCACGCTCCGCCAAAGACGACCGTATAGAAGGTTTGAGTATCGGCGGCGATGATTATATGGCCAAACCTTTCAGTATGGAGGAGTTGCACCTGCGCATAGAGGCTATTTTGCGCCGTTCACGTTTTCATAGCAGCAACGAAAAAATATTGTACCAAATTGGCAATTACCAGTTTGATGTAAACCAACAAAGTTTATCTTTTCCCAATCAGCCGAGCATCAGCCTCACAACCAAAGAAACCGCTTTGCTCAAAATGCTCGGCGATTACATCAACGATATTATGCCGCGCGATTTGGCATTAAAAAGCATCTGGAAACAAGACAATTACTTCACCGCACGCAGTATGGACGTATATATTACCAAATTGCGCAAATATTTTTCCCACGATGCGAATATCCAAATCAAAAATATTCATGGAAAAGGCTATAAATTAATGGTTGTGTCCGAAGACAACTAA
- the bcp gene encoding thioredoxin-dependent thiol peroxidase yields the protein MSVLQTGDIAPVFSGKDQNGNTVALENLSGKKVILYFYPKDDTPGCTAQACNLRDNYAALQAAGYVLLGISPDNEKKHQKFISKYDLPFPLLADTDHSIAEAYGVWGKKKFMGREYMGILRTTFIIDEQGKIERIISNVNTAEHTAQILE from the coding sequence ATGAGCGTACTACAAACGGGCGATATTGCTCCTGTTTTCAGTGGCAAAGACCAAAATGGCAACACTGTTGCTTTGGAAAATTTAAGCGGCAAAAAAGTAATTTTATATTTTTATCCCAAAGATGATACCCCTGGCTGCACTGCCCAAGCCTGCAATCTGCGCGACAATTATGCTGCGCTGCAAGCCGCCGGATATGTGCTATTGGGTATAAGCCCCGACAACGAAAAAAAACATCAAAAGTTTATTTCAAAATACGACTTACCTTTCCCGCTCCTCGCCGACACAGACCACAGCATTGCCGAAGCCTACGGCGTATGGGGCAAAAAGAAATTTATGGGGCGCGAATACATGGGCATTTTGCGCACCACTTTTATCATTGATGAGCAAGGAAAAATAGAGCGTATCATCAGCAATGTAAACACCGCCGAGCATACCGCCCAGATTTTGGAATAA
- the recG gene encoding ATP-dependent DNA helicase RecG — protein sequence MNPRSASILERPIEYLKGVGPQRGALLQSELGIFTCGDLLQHYPYRYIDRTKINRITDISPESQYIQLKGYITDINVIGDKQNKRLVAIFEDQSGAVELVWFRGISYMEKYLQKNVEYLIFGKPNFFRNTVNFPHPEIEALSEQKSPETAARLQAMYPSTEKMKARGLDSKGMAKLLRTLLELLPPHELPEFLPEWLLQGYHLLPRYETYKNLHIPDTEYLIAQAQHRIKFEELFFIQLRILKIKEKHQKTQGFVWGELGAHFNTFFKEHLPFELTDAQKRVIKEIRKDTLNGIQMNRLLQGDVGSGKTVVALMCMLMAADNGFQAALMAPTEILAQQHFNSLSAMLQKMDLRVDILTGSIKGKKRRHLLEELQLGMIDVLVGTHALIEDNVLFKNLGFVVIDEQHRFGVAQRAKLWEKNQLPPHVLVMTATPIPRTLAMTVYGDLDVSVIDELPPGRKAIITAHRFESSRLQVFQFLKEQIAEGRQIYIVYPLIEESETLDLKNLQEGYENIVRVFPMPEYQVSIVHGKMKPAAKDAEMQRFKNGETQIMVATTVIEVGVDVPNASVMLIENAERFGLSQLHQLRGRVGRGAKQSFCILMSDYKLSQEARQRLQTMTETNDGFKIAEVDLKLRGPGDLEGTQQSGIATLRMANLIKDQDILQIAHQAAAEMLALDADLILPQHLPLRQHLTQLRKKQGLQWGKIS from the coding sequence ATGAATCCTCGCAGTGCTTCTATATTAGAGCGTCCGATTGAATATTTGAAAGGCGTGGGACCGCAGCGCGGTGCTTTGCTCCAAAGTGAATTGGGCATTTTCACTTGCGGCGATTTGTTGCAGCATTATCCGTATCGCTATATCGACCGCACCAAAATCAACCGCATCACCGACATCAGCCCCGAAAGCCAATATATTCAGCTCAAAGGTTATATTACCGACATCAACGTCATCGGCGACAAGCAGAATAAACGCCTCGTGGCTATTTTTGAAGACCAAAGTGGTGCGGTGGAACTTGTGTGGTTTCGGGGTATCAGCTATATGGAAAAATATTTGCAAAAAAATGTAGAATACCTCATTTTCGGCAAACCCAATTTTTTTCGCAATACCGTCAATTTCCCACACCCCGAAATAGAAGCTCTCAGCGAACAAAAAAGCCCCGAAACCGCCGCGCGGCTGCAAGCGATGTATCCTTCTACCGAAAAAATGAAGGCGCGCGGCTTGGACAGCAAAGGAATGGCGAAATTGCTGCGCACTCTTTTGGAACTATTGCCTCCGCACGAGTTGCCCGAATTTTTACCCGAGTGGCTCTTGCAGGGCTATCATTTGCTGCCGCGCTACGAAACTTATAAAAATCTCCACATTCCCGACACCGAATACCTCATTGCACAGGCGCAACATCGTATCAAATTTGAAGAGTTGTTTTTTATTCAGTTGCGTATTTTAAAAATAAAAGAAAAACACCAAAAAACACAAGGCTTTGTTTGGGGCGAATTGGGTGCGCATTTTAATACTTTTTTCAAAGAACACCTCCCTTTTGAACTCACCGATGCCCAAAAGCGCGTTATTAAAGAAATAAGAAAAGATACGCTGAACGGCATACAAATGAACCGTCTGCTGCAAGGCGATGTGGGAAGCGGAAAAACTGTGGTGGCTTTGATGTGTATGCTGATGGCTGCCGACAATGGTTTTCAGGCGGCACTGATGGCTCCTACCGAAATTTTGGCGCAGCAGCATTTCAACAGCCTGAGCGCGATGCTCCAAAAAATGGATTTGCGCGTGGATATACTCACCGGCAGCATAAAAGGCAAAAAACGCCGCCACCTGCTCGAAGAACTTCAACTCGGAATGATTGATGTTTTGGTGGGTACGCACGCTTTGATTGAGGATAATGTGTTGTTTAAAAATTTGGGCTTCGTGGTCATTGATGAGCAGCACCGTTTTGGGGTAGCACAACGCGCCAAACTATGGGAAAAAAACCAACTGCCGCCGCATGTGTTGGTGATGACCGCCACGCCCATACCGCGTACTTTGGCAATGACGGTGTATGGCGATTTGGACGTGAGCGTGATTGATGAACTGCCGCCCGGACGCAAAGCCATCATCACCGCCCACCGCTTTGAGTCTTCGAGATTGCAGGTTTTTCAGTTTTTAAAAGAGCAAATCGCCGAAGGCAGACAAATCTATATTGTGTATCCTTTGATTGAGGAGTCGGAAACTTTGGATTTGAAAAATTTGCAGGAAGGTTACGAAAATATTGTGCGGGTGTTTCCGATGCCGGAGTATCAGGTGAGCATTGTGCACGGAAAAATGAAGCCCGCTGCCAAAGATGCTGAAATGCAGCGTTTTAAAAACGGCGAAACACAAATAATGGTGGCTACTACGGTGATAGAAGTAGGTGTTGATGTACCCAATGCTTCGGTGATGCTCATTGAAAATGCCGAGCGTTTCGGATTGAGCCAATTGCACCAGTTGAGGGGTAGGGTAGGGCGCGGCGCAAAACAGAGCTTTTGTATTTTGATGAGCGACTACAAACTCTCGCAGGAGGCGCGACAACGACTGCAAACGATGACCGAAACCAATGACGGTTTTAAAATTGCAGAGGTGGATTTGAAACTGCGAGGACCCGGCGATTTGGAAGGCACACAGCAAAGCGGTATCGCTACTTTGCGAATGGCGAACCTTATCAAAGATCAGGATATTTTGCAGATTGCCCACCAAGCCGCCGCCGAAATGCTCGCCTTAGATGCCGACTTGATTTTGCCGCAGCATTTGCCGTTGCGACAGCACTTAACCCAATTGCGCAAAAAACAAGGTTTGCAATGGGGAAAAATAAGTTAA
- a CDS encoding formimidoylglutamase, translating to MNLKHYLRPVSSEKILKDQQFSVHQWAYQVDFYKGEPLDIEGYQIAIVGVAEDHENTDIEENCSAAPYHIRQAFYKLYSWHKHLKIIDLGNIKPHKDLHRVQERLSKIVAWLLAQRIIPIILGGTHDFTFAQFSGYEEQSKGIEMAVIDERIDLLNHSDDHESQSFLYKIFAHQPNYLYHYTQIGYQHFFVDPSVINTFEKLHFGCYRLGYIRTDLRRTEPLLRHCNLLSIDMSCVCVADAPAQKNGSPNGLSGDEICRLMYFAGLSEHISSVGIYEHYPQFDVRGQSALLIAQMVWYFIEGISQRRNEYPEKGEENFVKYIVNLEGRQDIVFIKSPRTERWWMKVPLLHPTEQLTHRYIPCLHEDYIATCQSEIPDRWLQAYLKLAEQV from the coding sequence ATGAATTTAAAGCACTATCTCCGCCCTGTATCTTCCGAAAAAATACTGAAAGACCAACAATTTTCGGTGCATCAGTGGGCTTATCAGGTAGATTTTTATAAGGGCGAGCCTCTCGATATAGAAGGCTATCAGATAGCAATAGTAGGTGTAGCCGAAGACCACGAGAATACAGATATAGAAGAAAACTGTTCTGCCGCGCCGTATCATATTCGTCAGGCATTTTATAAATTATACAGTTGGCACAAACACCTCAAAATCATAGATTTAGGCAACATCAAACCGCACAAAGACTTGCATCGTGTGCAGGAGCGATTGAGCAAAATAGTAGCGTGGTTGCTGGCACAGCGCATTATACCTATTATTTTAGGAGGTACGCACGATTTTACTTTTGCACAGTTCAGTGGTTATGAGGAGCAAAGCAAAGGAATTGAAATGGCGGTAATTGATGAACGCATTGATTTGCTGAATCACAGCGACGACCACGAATCCCAATCTTTTTTGTACAAGATATTTGCCCATCAGCCGAATTATTTATATCATTATACACAAATTGGTTATCAGCATTTTTTTGTAGATCCTTCTGTTATCAATACGTTTGAAAAGTTGCATTTCGGGTGTTATCGTTTGGGCTATATACGCACCGATTTGCGGCGTACCGAACCCCTCCTACGACATTGTAACCTGCTGTCGATAGATATGTCGTGTGTGTGTGTGGCAGATGCTCCGGCACAAAAAAATGGCTCTCCAAATGGCTTGAGCGGCGACGAAATATGTCGTTTGATGTATTTTGCCGGACTGAGCGAACATATTTCGTCAGTAGGTATTTATGAGCATTATCCTCAATTTGACGTGCGCGGGCAAAGTGCATTGCTCATTGCTCAAATGGTTTGGTACTTTATAGAAGGCATCAGCCAAAGGCGCAACGAATACCCCGAAAAAGGAGAGGAAAATTTTGTAAAATACATCGTGAACTTAGAGGGGCGGCAAGACATAGTTTTTATCAAAAGCCCGCGCACCGAGCGTTGGTGGATGAAAGTACCTTTGCTGCACCCCACCGAACAGCTGACACACCGCTACATTCCCTGTTTGCACGAAGATTACATAGCTACCTGCCAAAGTGAAATTCCGGATCGTTGGCTGCAAGCCTACCTCAAACTTGCCGAGCAAGTATAA
- a CDS encoding acyl-CoA carboxylase subunit beta, protein MATTPKQLEKNSNDDAMRLAYSEVRKRLERIEQGGGTKNIEKEHQQGKFTARERIEKLLDKNTSFLEIGAFAAYDMYAEQGGCPAAGVVCGIGTVSGRLCMIVANDATVKAGAWFPMSGKKNLRAQEIAMENRLPVIYLVDSAGVFLPMQDEIFPDKEHFGRIFRNNAIMSSMNIPQISAIMGSCVAGGAYLPIMSDEALIVEKTGSIFLAGPYLVKAAIGEDVDKETLGGAAMHNTISGVCDYQMPDEESCIEQIRRLVHKFGKRATAGYDRIKAEAPALPFEEIYGVYPDGGAKPYDMREILKCLCDNSQFDEYKAQYGKTLICATARIDGWAVGIVANQRLVVRSGKGEMQLGGVIYSEAADKAARFIMNCNQKKIPLVFLHDVTGFMVGSRSEQGGIIKDGAKMVNAVANSIVPKISIVIGNSYGAGNYAMCGKAYDPRFIYAWPTAKIAVMGGEQAAKTLLQIKVASLKKQGKEIDSETEKNLLNEIKSRYDEQTTAYYAAARLWVDAIIDPKETRRIISQSIEIANHAPIEKEFNVGVSQT, encoded by the coding sequence ATGGCAACAACTCCTAAACAACTTGAAAAAAACAGCAACGATGATGCAATGCGTTTGGCTTATAGCGAAGTGCGCAAACGATTGGAGCGAATTGAACAGGGCGGCGGTACAAAAAACATAGAAAAAGAACACCAGCAAGGAAAATTCACCGCCCGCGAGCGTATTGAAAAACTATTGGATAAAAACACTTCTTTTTTAGAAATCGGTGCTTTCGCAGCTTATGATATGTATGCCGAGCAGGGCGGCTGTCCGGCGGCAGGTGTGGTGTGCGGCATTGGCACGGTGAGCGGCAGGTTGTGTATGATTGTTGCCAACGATGCTACCGTAAAAGCCGGAGCTTGGTTTCCGATGAGTGGCAAAAAGAATTTGCGCGCCCAAGAAATAGCGATGGAAAATCGCTTACCCGTCATTTATTTGGTGGATAGTGCGGGGGTGTTTTTACCGATGCAAGATGAAATTTTTCCTGATAAAGAGCATTTTGGACGTATTTTTCGCAACAACGCTATTATGTCGTCTATGAATATTCCCCAAATTTCTGCCATTATGGGCAGTTGTGTGGCGGGCGGTGCTTATTTGCCTATTATGAGTGATGAAGCCCTGATTGTGGAAAAAACGGGTTCTATATTTTTGGCAGGTCCTTATTTGGTAAAAGCCGCTATCGGCGAAGATGTGGATAAAGAAACACTGGGCGGTGCAGCCATGCACAATACTATTTCGGGTGTGTGCGATTATCAGATGCCCGATGAAGAAAGTTGTATAGAGCAAATACGCCGTTTGGTGCACAAATTCGGTAAGCGGGCTACTGCTGGCTACGACCGCATCAAAGCGGAAGCCCCTGCCCTGCCCTTCGAAGAAATCTATGGCGTTTATCCCGATGGCGGTGCAAAACCCTACGATATGCGCGAAATTCTGAAATGCCTTTGCGACAACTCCCAATTTGATGAATACAAGGCGCAATACGGTAAAACACTCATCTGTGCTACTGCCCGCATTGATGGCTGGGCGGTGGGCATTGTTGCCAACCAACGATTGGTGGTGCGCAGCGGCAAGGGCGAAATGCAACTCGGCGGCGTAATTTATTCGGAGGCGGCAGATAAAGCGGCGCGTTTTATTATGAACTGCAATCAGAAAAAAATACCACTGGTTTTCCTGCACGATGTCACCGGATTTATGGTAGGCAGCCGCAGCGAGCAAGGAGGAATTATTAAAGACGGCGCGAAAATGGTCAATGCTGTTGCCAACAGCATAGTGCCGAAGATAAGCATTGTAATCGGCAACAGCTATGGTGCGGGCAACTATGCGATGTGTGGCAAAGCCTACGACCCGCGTTTTATTTATGCCTGGCCTACTGCCAAAATTGCCGTGATGGGCGGCGAACAAGCTGCAAAAACATTGCTGCAAATTAAAGTGGCTTCGCTCAAAAAACAAGGGAAAGAAATAGATAGCGAAACCGAAAAAAACTTACTCAACGAAATTAAAAGCCGATATGATGAGCAAACAACCGCCTACTATGCCGCCGCGCGCTTGTGGGTAGATGCTATCATTGACCCGAAAGAAACTCGCCGTATTATTTCGCAAAGCATTGAAATAGCCAACCACGCTCCTATTGAAAAGGAATTTAATGTGGGTGTGAGTCAAACTTAG
- a CDS encoding aminotransferase class I/II-fold pyridoxal phosphate-dependent enzyme, translated as MPADFQNTVVDLRSDTVTRPTAAMLQAMLQAPLGDDVFGEDPAINALQAEAAAMFGYEAALFCPSGTMTNQIAVKAHTQPLDEVLMDKLSHIYKYEVGGYAFHSGVAIRLLDGDLGRISPEQITEFLQGGNDWEPQSRLVCIENTVNRGGGSYYTLEQMQAISKTCRKAGLLLHMDGARIFNALVAQQLSPWMLKGLFDSISVCLSKGLGAPVGSLLLGSNDFIRRCRKLRKAFGGGMRQAGILAAAGSYALQYHIQRLEQDHAHARIITAALQALPYVAEILPAPTNIIIFKIDERQCSAAEFVHRLAQQNIRVSAFGGQWVRMVTHLDISSDMVNYTTEQLKKHFSPKAHV; from the coding sequence ATGCCCGCTGATTTTCAAAATACTGTTGTTGATTTGCGCAGCGATACCGTCACGCGACCTACTGCTGCTATGCTGCAAGCTATGTTGCAAGCACCGCTCGGCGATGATGTATTCGGCGAAGACCCCGCCATTAATGCTTTGCAAGCCGAAGCCGCCGCTATGTTTGGCTACGAGGCGGCTTTGTTTTGTCCTTCGGGTACTATGACCAACCAAATTGCCGTAAAAGCCCACACACAGCCACTTGATGAAGTGCTGATGGATAAACTTTCTCATATTTATAAATACGAAGTGGGCGGTTATGCTTTTCATTCCGGTGTGGCTATTCGTTTGTTGGACGGCGATTTGGGGCGGATTTCACCGGAGCAAATTACCGAATTTTTGCAAGGGGGCAACGATTGGGAGCCGCAAAGCCGTTTGGTCTGTATTGAAAATACCGTTAATCGCGGCGGCGGCTCTTATTATACATTGGAACAAATGCAGGCTATCAGCAAAACCTGTCGCAAAGCGGGTTTGCTGCTCCACATGGACGGTGCGCGTATTTTTAATGCTTTGGTAGCCCAGCAATTGTCGCCTTGGATGCTCAAAGGTTTGTTTGACAGTATTTCGGTGTGCCTCTCCAAAGGATTGGGTGCGCCGGTAGGCTCTTTATTGCTCGGCAGCAACGATTTTATTCGCCGTTGCCGCAAACTGCGCAAAGCTTTCGGCGGCGGTATGCGGCAGGCGGGTATTTTGGCGGCGGCGGGCAGCTATGCCCTGCAATACCACATACAGCGTTTGGAACAAGACCACGCCCACGCCCGTATCATTACGGCAGCTTTGCAGGCTTTGCCCTATGTGGCAGAAATTTTGCCCGCTCCTACCAATATCATCATTTTTAAAATAGATGAACGGCAATGCTCTGCTGCCGAATTTGTACATCGTTTGGCACAACAAAATATTCGCGTTTCTGCATTTGGCGGACAATGGGTGCGCATGGTAACTCATTTGGATATTTCTTCGGATATGGTAAATTATACAACAGAACAATTAAAAAAACATTTTTCCCCTAAAGCCCATGTCTAA
- a CDS encoding PDZ domain-containing protein: MSLNSRRKYYIIIILASFAMLGLATIQLYWLDKAALLNQEHFERTVYGTLQSISRKLEAREAYGFMKSEVELSDFNEEKLDEKAPNSGKQRFLGLSLSDLEDAPPELDLKGAYGVYVKEVYADSPAAMARLRNGDIITSINQQPVNSVLQVRELLNRLSYHKNPISIAYERRCNPEKTQLISPNNPVELQDLNVQMPIDAHDSLDQALGSELGDLSNILQNLIENPQRSIWDKVCHNINMDSLITTEFKTQGIRIKPEWEIAQNYTETVQQSAAFNPQQRDNKVYQINLFPLDLSQPPSHLNVYFHQEQQYLQQSNLALPLLALLFIGLLISCFAYTLYALFYQKKISELKTDFINNMTHELKTPVATIRLATDMALDKSFQKEPAMLNRYLGIIHDENNRLASQIEKVLQFARLERGEIKLNIEAVDVHEVLNALIKPLMLVIEQRNGVLHTQFEAQHSIIQADRLHLSNIFSNILDNAIKYSPTALDISVTTYNTPTGIAIEVSDKGIGMNKDVQQRIFEAFYREPHGNLHDVKGFGLGLSYVKQMITAHQGDIQVKSKVKQGSNFLITFPFK; encoded by the coding sequence ATGTCGCTCAATAGTCGCCGTAAATATTACATCATCATCATTTTAGCATCTTTTGCTATGCTCGGATTAGCGACTATCCAATTGTATTGGTTAGATAAAGCAGCTTTACTGAATCAGGAGCATTTTGAAAGAACGGTGTATGGCACTTTACAAAGCATTTCGCGAAAATTAGAAGCACGCGAAGCGTATGGTTTTATGAAAAGTGAAGTGGAGTTATCCGATTTCAACGAGGAGAAACTTGATGAAAAAGCTCCCAATAGCGGCAAGCAGCGATTTTTGGGTTTAAGTTTATCGGATTTAGAAGATGCTCCGCCGGAGTTAGACCTCAAAGGGGCTTATGGTGTGTATGTAAAAGAAGTATATGCCGACAGTCCGGCGGCAATGGCGCGGCTGCGTAATGGAGATATTATCACGAGCATCAATCAACAGCCTGTAAATTCGGTATTGCAGGTGCGCGAACTGCTCAATCGTTTGAGCTACCACAAAAATCCCATTTCTATCGCATACGAAAGGCGATGCAACCCCGAAAAAACACAACTGATCAGCCCCAACAATCCGGTTGAGTTACAAGACTTAAATGTACAAATGCCGATTGATGCGCACGACTCCTTAGATCAGGCATTGGGCAGCGAACTTGGCGATTTGAGTAATATTTTACAAAATTTAATAGAAAATCCTCAGCGGAGCATTTGGGATAAAGTATGCCACAACATCAACATGGATTCGCTGATTACAACAGAATTTAAAACGCAGGGTATTCGCATAAAACCCGAATGGGAAATTGCCCAAAACTACACCGAAACCGTACAGCAAAGTGCTGCATTTAACCCACAACAGCGCGATAATAAAGTATATCAGATTAATCTTTTCCCTTTGGATTTAAGCCAACCCCCCAGTCATTTAAACGTTTATTTTCATCAAGAGCAACAATACCTCCAACAAAGCAATTTAGCCCTGCCTTTGTTGGCTTTGCTGTTCATCGGCTTATTGATTTCGTGTTTTGCTTATACGCTGTACGCACTTTTTTATCAAAAAAAGATTTCGGAGCTAAAAACAGATTTTATCAACAATATGACGCACGAGCTAAAAACACCGGTTGCCACCATTCGTTTGGCAACGGATATGGCTTTGGATAAATCTTTTCAAAAAGAACCTGCCATGCTCAATCGTTATTTAGGCATCATTCACGATGAAAACAACCGCTTGGCATCACAAATAGAAAAGGTATTACAATTTGCGCGTTTGGAGCGCGGCGAAATAAAACTAAACATAGAAGCGGTAGATGTACACGAAGTATTAAACGCCCTCATAAAGCCGCTGATGCTGGTGATAGAGCAAAGAAACGGAGTATTACACACACAATTTGAGGCACAACATTCCATTATTCAAGCCGACCGTTTGCACTTATCCAATATTTTTTCCAATATTTTGGATAATGCCATCAAATACAGCCCCACCGCGCTGGATATTAGCGTAACCACATACAATACGCCCACCGGCATTGCTATAGAGGTGAGCGACAAAGGAATAGGAATGAATAAAGACGTACAACAGCGGATTTTTGAAGCCTTTTACCGCGAGCCGCACGGCAATCTGCACGATGTAAAAGGCTTTGGCTTGGGATTAAGCTATGTAAAACAAATGATAACGGCACATCAGGGCGATATACAAGTAAAAAGCAAAGTAAAACAAGGAAGTAATTTTTTGATAACTTTTCCGTTTAAATAA
- a CDS encoding DNA-binding protein, with translation MAMYITFNDLRHLKDSLPEGAMRMIAKKSGYDEETVRSYFGGDPLHCGDIPNIHYEKGPNGGLVRLEDDRLYYMAKEILDKASDN, from the coding sequence ATGGCTATGTATATTACTTTCAACGACCTGCGTCATCTCAAAGACAGTCTGCCGGAGGGGGCAATGCGTATGATTGCCAAAAAATCAGGTTATGATGAAGAAACCGTGCGCAGCTATTTCGGAGGCGACCCGCTACACTGCGGCGATATACCCAATATTCATTATGAAAAAGGACCTAATGGCGGCTTAGTACGATTGGAAGATGACAGATTGTATTATATGGCAAAGGAAATTTTAGATAAGGCTTCCGATAATTAA
- a CDS encoding SAM-dependent methyltransferase, with amino-acid sequence MSKKGRLLLVPTLLGGDDITWIAPATLELLRPIRFFVVENERSARRFLVKAGIHHAIDACKFLLLDKHQTNPNAPLPPFYLAAALEGNDVALLSEAGCPAVADPGAALVLEAHRLGIEVVPLVGPSSILLALMASGLNGQKFMFHGYLPIDAAERVRSIKWLEKVSKQQRCTQICIEAPYRNTAFLKTILQNCQPHTLLSVAADLTLPTQYIATKTIAHWNKSNLPDLHKRPCIFSFLSS; translated from the coding sequence ATGTCTAAAAAAGGACGTTTACTCTTAGTACCTACTTTGCTCGGCGGCGATGATATTACTTGGATAGCACCCGCTACTTTGGAGCTTTTGCGCCCTATTCGGTTTTTTGTGGTGGAAAATGAGCGCAGTGCTCGCCGTTTTTTGGTAAAGGCGGGTATTCATCATGCAATAGATGCGTGTAAATTTCTGCTGCTCGATAAGCACCAAACTAATCCAAATGCTCCATTACCTCCTTTTTATTTGGCAGCGGCTTTGGAAGGCAATGATGTGGCTTTGCTGTCGGAAGCAGGGTGTCCGGCGGTTGCCGACCCGGGCGCGGCTCTTGTATTGGAAGCCCACCGCTTGGGTATAGAAGTAGTACCTTTGGTAGGTCCTTCGTCTATTCTGTTGGCGTTGATGGCTTCGGGGCTTAACGGGCAAAAATTTATGTTTCACGGCTACTTGCCTATTGATGCCGCCGAACGCGTGCGCAGCATAAAATGGTTAGAAAAAGTATCGAAGCAGCAGAGATGTACCCAAATTTGCATAGAAGCTCCCTATCGTAATACGGCTTTTTTGAAAACAATACTCCAAAATTGCCAACCGCATACCCTGCTGTCTGTTGCTGCCGACCTCACTTTGCCTACACAATATATTGCTACCAAAACAATTGCGCACTGGAACAAAAGTAATTTGCCCGATTTGCATAAACGCCCTTGTATTTTTTCTTTCTTATCGAGTTAA